One part of the Clostridium thermosuccinogenes genome encodes these proteins:
- a CDS encoding thiamine-binding protein, with product MNTLVAVAIAPFGVGDELASEVAEVVRVIRESGLPNRTTSMFTEIEGPWDEVMQVVKEATFVLAKKGIRTEVVLKADVRPGFTNMMKTKVDKINEILGGENEPSKKD from the coding sequence ATGAATACTTTAGTTGCAGTGGCAATCGCGCCTTTTGGTGTTGGGGATGAGCTTGCCTCCGAAGTTGCGGAAGTGGTGAGAGTAATCCGTGAGTCGGGACTACCGAACCGCACGACTTCAATGTTTACGGAGATTGAAGGCCCCTGGGATGAGGTGATGCAGGTGGTGAAAGAGGCCACCTTCGTGTTGGCCAAGAAGGGTATCCGCACAGAAGTTGTTTTGAAGGCTGATGTTCGCCCGGGTTTTACTAACATGATGAAGACAAAAGTCGATAAAATCAACGAAATTTTAGGAGGAGAAAATGAGCCTTCGAAAAAGGATTGA
- the thiM gene encoding hydroxyethylthiazole kinase: protein MKLYSVNNQRKEEEAMIKEEIQKQIFQTVETVRRTNPMAGSITNTVTINFVANAQLAVGGSAAMVYLPDEGEFLAKAGGATYINVGTLFPIYEQTLPHVAKVLHETGKPWVLDPVAVGIGSLRTQLLKQFKDYKPGVIRGNASEIIALAGLWELNGGEATSRVRGVDSTDSVNAAKTAAVSLAKWTGGAVAVSGKTDLITDGKIIAYSYGGSHFMPKITGTGCSLGGVIAVYATAASPFIAALTGTAVYNLAGARAEKKVDGPGSFQVKFLDELYKASAEDIANNPFEIEEV, encoded by the coding sequence ATGAAATTATATTCTGTTAATAATCAACGAAAGGAAGAAGAGGCAATGATTAAAGAAGAAATCCAAAAGCAGATTTTTCAGACAGTGGAAACCGTAAGGCGGACGAACCCGATGGCAGGGTCGATCACCAATACTGTAACAATCAATTTTGTAGCCAATGCCCAATTGGCCGTCGGGGGTTCCGCTGCCATGGTTTATCTACCCGACGAAGGTGAATTTTTGGCAAAAGCCGGCGGAGCTACCTATATAAACGTTGGCACACTGTTTCCTATTTATGAACAGACTTTACCTCATGTGGCAAAAGTATTGCACGAAACAGGCAAGCCGTGGGTGCTGGATCCCGTCGCCGTCGGGATTGGATCGCTTAGGACTCAGTTGTTAAAACAGTTTAAAGATTACAAACCCGGTGTAATCCGAGGAAACGCTTCGGAAATTATTGCCCTGGCTGGCTTGTGGGAGTTGAACGGTGGGGAGGCTACTTCCAGGGTGCGCGGTGTTGATTCCACAGATTCTGTAAACGCGGCAAAAACTGCCGCTGTCTCACTGGCCAAATGGACAGGCGGAGCGGTTGCTGTATCCGGGAAAACCGATTTAATCACCGATGGAAAGATCATCGCCTACTCTTATGGGGGATCGCACTTTATGCCTAAAATTACCGGCACAGGCTGTTCATTGGGTGGAGTCATCGCGGTGTATGCAACGGCTGCATCGCCGTTTATTGCAGCTCTTACTGGTACTGCGGTGTACAATCTGGCGGGAGCCAGAGCTGAAAAAAAGGTGGACGGTCCAGGAAGCTTTCAGGTTAAGTTTTTGGACGAACTTTATAAAGCAAGCGCAGAAGATATTGCTAACAATCCATTTGAAATTGAGGAGGTTTAA
- the speE gene encoding polyamine aminopropyltransferase, producing the protein MDLWFTEYHTENARFSFKLDKVLISVESEFQRIDVFDSYDFGRVLVLDGYLMLTEKDEFIYHEMMTHVPMAVNPEIRDVLVIGAGDGGVVRELTRYDSIKRIDMVEIDKLVVDVCREYLPQTSCKLDDPRVHIYYDNGVEFVRKKDNEYDLIIVDSTDPFGPGEDLFTKEFYGNCFKALKASGIMINQHESPYYPNDALAMQKAHRLLKSIFPKALIYQAHIPTYPSGHWLFGFSSKALDPISDLSANWDTLGLKTRYYNTDLHKGCFALPNYVKELLENA; encoded by the coding sequence ATGGATTTATGGTTTACTGAATATCATACAGAGAATGCTCGTTTTTCCTTTAAGCTTGATAAAGTGTTAATAAGCGTGGAAAGTGAATTTCAGCGTATAGATGTGTTTGATTCCTATGACTTTGGCAGGGTTTTGGTGCTGGACGGATATCTCATGCTCACCGAAAAGGACGAGTTTATATACCATGAGATGATGACCCATGTACCTATGGCTGTAAACCCGGAAATTCGTGATGTTCTTGTTATTGGAGCAGGCGATGGCGGGGTGGTAAGAGAGCTTACAAGATATGATTCAATAAAACGAATTGATATGGTGGAGATAGATAAACTCGTTGTGGACGTTTGCAGGGAATATTTGCCCCAAACCTCATGCAAGCTTGATGATCCGCGGGTACATATATATTATGATAATGGTGTTGAATTCGTCAGAAAAAAAGATAATGAGTACGATTTAATAATAGTGGACTCAACAGATCCCTTTGGACCAGGTGAAGATCTGTTCACTAAAGAGTTTTACGGAAATTGCTTCAAAGCGTTAAAGGCATCGGGTATTATGATAAATCAGCATGAAAGTCCTTATTACCCAAATGATGCCTTGGCTATGCAAAAAGCTCATAGGCTGTTAAAATCGATTTTCCCCAAGGCTTTGATTTACCAGGCCCATATACCAACTTATCCTTCGGGTCATTGGCTTTTTGGATTTTCTTCTAAAGCTCTTGATCCAATCTCTGATTTAAGTGCAAATTGGGATACCCTTGGCTTAAAGACCAGGTACTACAACACCGATCTGCACAAGGGCTGCTTCGCTTTGCCGAATTATGTAAAAGAGCTTTTGGAAAATGCCTGA
- the speD gene encoding adenosylmethionine decarboxylase, with translation MVLGLKKKLTLYGFNNLTKSLSFNIYDVCYAETEKDKSEYIEYIDEQYNSERLTKILCKVADIIGAHILNISKQDYDPQGASVNLLIAEGQLSPDEIDETCNQGKLNGMLIHNETVHAHLDKSHITVHTYPECHPDNTISTFRVDIDVSTCGMISPLNALNFLIDSFDSDIITIDYRVRGFTRDIHGKKFYIDHNIKSIQDYIDDSTLKKYDTVDVNVYQTNTFHTKMLIKEIELQNYLFNQDVCELTPDKRLEIIDKLQREMTEIFSGMNIYDS, from the coding sequence GTGGTGTTGGGGTTGAAAAAGAAGTTAACCTTGTATGGTTTTAATAACCTTACAAAATCTCTCAGCTTTAACATTTACGATGTATGCTATGCTGAAACCGAAAAGGATAAAAGTGAATATATTGAGTACATAGACGAGCAATATAATTCAGAGAGACTTACAAAGATTCTATGCAAGGTTGCTGATATAATAGGAGCCCATATATTAAATATCTCCAAACAGGATTATGATCCTCAGGGGGCTTCTGTAAACTTATTGATAGCAGAAGGACAGCTGTCTCCCGATGAAATAGATGAAACCTGCAATCAAGGCAAATTAAACGGCATGCTTATACATAACGAAACCGTGCATGCCCATTTGGACAAAAGCCATATAACTGTTCATACCTATCCGGAATGTCACCCTGATAATACTATTTCAACATTTCGGGTGGACATAGATGTATCTACCTGTGGGATGATTTCGCCCTTAAATGCATTAAATTTTCTAATAGACAGTTTTGACTCGGATATAATTACTATAGATTACCGTGTAAGGGGATTTACCCGGGACATACACGGAAAAAAATTCTATATAGACCATAATATAAAATCAATACAGGATTATATAGATGATAGCACTTTAAAAAAATATGACACTGTTGATGTGAATGTGTATCAGACCAATACATTCCATACAAAAATGCTGATTAAGGAGATAGAACTGCAAAACTATCTTTTCAATCAGGATGTATGCGAGCTGACTCCTGATAAGAGACTCGAAATCATAGACAAGCTTCAGAGAGAGATGACTGAGATCTTCAGCGGTATGAATATTTACGACTCGTAG
- a CDS encoding DUF4236 domain-containing protein, with amino-acid sequence MGFRYRKSINLGGGFRINLSKSGIGYSWGIKGYRITKTAKGTTRRTASIPGTGISYVHETGKNNGARSNRGVNHASPHQMSAIDDNHYDTQNIENNVASAMVSEGLEDMLARASKALKLNKLANIGFLVTFIFGFGFPVLLLPAAAFLILKIFVRTKGVIYLEYNIDPDQQSIVEERMKPMIKIAECAKVWRIMQTSKVIDRKYASGASNTVNRTACKTNTKAPFPFKANLKVASFKAGKETLLFLPDKLIIIQGSKIGALNYTDITSSSHTTRFVESEGVPRDSQVVGQTWEYVNKSGGPDKRFRNNRQLPICLYGKLELTSTSGLNTVIMYSNPSV; translated from the coding sequence GTGGGATTTAGGTATAGGAAAAGTATAAATTTAGGTGGCGGCTTCAGGATTAACCTAAGTAAATCAGGAATAGGCTATAGTTGGGGTATTAAAGGTTATCGAATAACTAAGACTGCTAAAGGAACTACACGGAGAACAGCATCTATTCCCGGCACCGGAATTTCTTATGTGCACGAAACCGGAAAAAACAATGGTGCAAGATCAAATAGAGGAGTCAATCATGCTTCACCCCATCAAATGTCTGCGATTGATGATAACCATTATGATACTCAAAACATAGAAAACAATGTTGCGTCTGCAATGGTGTCTGAAGGATTAGAAGATATGCTGGCAAGGGCAAGCAAAGCCCTCAAATTGAATAAACTCGCAAATATTGGCTTTTTGGTGACCTTCATTTTTGGATTTGGCTTTCCAGTTTTACTTTTGCCTGCTGCTGCATTTTTGATTCTGAAAATCTTTGTTCGCACAAAAGGAGTAATTTACTTGGAGTATAATATCGATCCAGATCAGCAATCTATTGTTGAAGAACGGATGAAACCTATGATAAAAATTGCAGAATGTGCAAAGGTTTGGAGAATAATGCAAACAAGCAAAGTAATTGATAGAAAATATGCTTCGGGAGCGAGCAATACAGTAAATAGAACAGCTTGTAAGACTAACACAAAAGCTCCGTTTCCATTCAAAGCAAATTTAAAAGTTGCATCTTTCAAAGCAGGAAAAGAAACGTTGCTTTTTTTGCCTGACAAATTGATTATAATACAAGGTAGCAAGATAGGTGCACTTAATTATACGGATATTACAAGCTCGTCACATACAACTCGTTTTGTTGAAAGCGAAGGTGTTCCGCGAGATTCACAGGTAGTTGGACAAACATGGGAATACGTTAACAAGTCCGGTGGTCCTGACAAACGATTTAGAAATAATAGGCAATTACCTATTTGCTTGTATGGTAAACTTGAGCTTACTTCAACATCCGGTTTAAACACAGTAATTATGTATTCTAATCCGTCAGTATGA
- a CDS encoding S-layer homology domain-containing protein, translating to MKKLLSILLVLSMLLTMLSIPAMAEEMEIIAFSSLDETEKKVETGTPIEDLKLPEVLTVTVRTNPDTVTGSVYGSEGGTLVDIPVTWTSQPEYDMNTVGKYVFTPVIEGYTVRSELPKITVTVEVQTASMTTGALLSSPVGITSTDAPFTTWKEVAIAAVAGTDYEVIGDTTIIKTAKGLAWFANDVNDKRERYTGKVVELANDIDLECGLVVGYDCPDEEFFSSITETNSWIPIGDYYSDAYTPFEGTFDGKGHTISGVKINRGDNRRVDDSERGLFSHINNATIKNLGVIDSHIVVTYWSIGGGIVACMYGSSVMQNCYFEGDVIVDGSSAGGLAGVNQGTIQNCYNKGIIFGGSNIGGLVGNNTGVIENCYNIGTVSGLTKTGSLVGSNSGVTKNCYWLSGSSDNEVGYVSPSAQNENLVSMTEGDMKKLVGAENALIDKLNAWVNEKSDPALYQWKSDSDGYPVFGETEWCMVTFDTNGHGTAPTAKYAVKNTTIILPTEPTASGYKFAGWFTKNGTGDDWGDEFTAATPVTGDITVYARWIEKSAVTITEAAKSHTYDGTGKAFEVTGTSLTGFTVEYYADGAYTTTAPINAGKYKVRITRAEDENYTAYSKEIVDGLEIRKLPVVITWSGTEGLVYTGSPATISADVSNKVMGDTVNVTLSGETGTDAGTYNAAVTAVDNNNYTLEGGANLTKTWSIAKATNEWTTPLSIEGWVFGEAAKTPVAAAKFGTVQFTYSDSEDGTYTESVPTSAGTYYAKATVPETENYSEITAKVSFVISKQIFTVTVHNGGYGTASASPTSAEEGTEITLTAIPNSGYVFKEWSSTDSLVFTDGSKYTATAKFIMPAKNITVTANWTSSSGGGSGSDGRSSDDDRDADRSNSPSTPSTPSSSPSQDGVDIFINEKKETAATATTTQKGDKTVTTVIMDDEKVGQRLAQEGSNTVVTIPFSNGADVAVGQLNGQTVKNMENLEAVLEIKTDNVMYTIPASQINIDAVSQQIGEDVELKDITVSIKISEPAADSVRIMEDTANANNYLIAVEPVEFEITCSSGSKTVEVSKFNAYVERMIAIPEGIDSSKITTGVIVNPDGSFSHVPTVITIIDGKYYAKINSLTNSTYLLIYSPKTFKDIEKHWAREAVDDMASRLVVNGAGEDRFEPDRDITRGEFAAIVVRALGLMRPGTGKDVFSDVSKDAWYYDAVTIAYEYNLIAGYGNGQFEAMDKITREQAMTIVARAMNITKLEVKLSEDETRTILAGFTDANSAAGYAKTGIAACVKTGIIFGRNKTTLAPKENITRAEAAVIIRRLLQQSGLI from the coding sequence ATGAAAAAACTACTGAGCATACTTCTTGTGCTGAGCATGCTTTTAACCATGCTGTCCATTCCGGCAATGGCGGAAGAAATGGAGATTATTGCATTCTCATCCCTTGACGAAACAGAAAAAAAGGTTGAGACCGGCACACCCATTGAGGATTTAAAACTGCCCGAAGTCTTGACAGTTACGGTACGTACAAATCCTGACACCGTGACAGGCAGCGTATACGGCTCTGAAGGAGGAACCCTTGTTGACATTCCTGTCACATGGACTTCCCAGCCGGAATACGACATGAATACCGTGGGCAAATATGTATTTACACCGGTGATTGAGGGCTATACGGTTAGAAGCGAACTACCAAAGATCACAGTGACGGTGGAGGTTCAAACGGCATCTATGACGACGGGTGCTCTCTTGAGTAGTCCGGTGGGAATTACGAGTACCGATGCACCCTTTACGACCTGGAAAGAAGTTGCTATAGCTGCAGTAGCAGGGACAGATTATGAAGTAATAGGAGATACGACTATTATTAAAACAGCTAAAGGACTTGCATGGTTTGCTAATGATGTAAATGATAAAAGAGAAAGGTATACAGGAAAGGTCGTTGAACTTGCCAATGATATAGATTTGGAATGCGGTTTAGTAGTAGGTTACGATTGTCCTGATGAAGAATTCTTTTCAAGTATTACAGAAACTAACAGTTGGATTCCGATAGGGGATTATTATAGTGATGCATATACGCCTTTTGAAGGAACATTTGATGGAAAAGGCCATACCATAAGCGGTGTAAAAATCAATAGGGGTGATAATAGGCGAGTTGATGATTCTGAGAGAGGTCTGTTTTCACATATAAATAATGCAACAATAAAAAATCTTGGTGTAATCGATTCACATATAGTAGTAACTTATTGGAGCATAGGCGGTGGCATCGTTGCCTGTATGTATGGCAGTAGTGTCATGCAGAATTGTTATTTTGAAGGCGATGTTATAGTTGATGGTAGTTCTGCAGGAGGCCTGGCAGGTGTAAATCAAGGCACGATTCAAAACTGCTATAATAAAGGGATAATATTTGGCGGTAGCAACATTGGTGGTTTGGTTGGGAATAATACCGGAGTTATAGAAAATTGTTATAATATAGGAACAGTATCAGGCTTAACGAAAACGGGAAGCTTAGTTGGTTCTAACTCAGGCGTAACAAAAAATTGCTATTGGTTATCTGGAAGTTCAGATAATGAAGTTGGTTATGTTAGTCCATCTGCTCAGAACGAAAACTTGGTATCTATGACTGAAGGTGATATGAAAAAGTTGGTTGGAGCAGAAAATGCCTTGATTGATAAGTTAAATGCATGGGTAAACGAGAAAAGCGATCCGGCATTATACCAGTGGAAGTCTGATTCGGATGGATATCCGGTGTTTGGAGAGACTGAATGGTGTATGGTAACTTTTGATACCAATGGACATGGAACCGCTCCAACTGCAAAATATGCTGTTAAAAATACTACAATCATATTGCCAACGGAACCAACAGCATCTGGTTATAAATTTGCCGGTTGGTTTACAAAGAATGGAACAGGTGATGACTGGGGAGATGAGTTTACGGCAGCAACACCTGTGACGGGAGATATCACAGTATATGCCAGGTGGATAGAAAAGTCCGCAGTAACGATAACAGAAGCAGCCAAAAGCCATACCTATGACGGAACAGGAAAAGCTTTTGAGGTTACCGGAACATCACTTACAGGCTTTACAGTAGAATATTATGCAGATGGTGCATATACAACTACCGCACCGATCAATGCAGGCAAGTATAAGGTAAGAATAACAAGGGCAGAGGATGAAAATTATACAGCATATAGCAAGGAAATCGTTGATGGGCTTGAAATTAGAAAGCTGCCTGTAGTTATCACATGGAGCGGGACAGAAGGATTGGTTTACACAGGAAGCCCCGCAACGATTTCAGCAGATGTATCCAATAAGGTAATGGGCGATACTGTAAATGTAACACTTTCAGGAGAAACAGGAACAGATGCGGGTACATATAACGCAGCTGTTACAGCAGTTGATAATAATAACTACACACTGGAAGGCGGAGCAAATTTAACAAAGACATGGTCAATTGCAAAAGCAACAAATGAATGGACAACACCGCTTTCCATTGAAGGCTGGGTATTTGGTGAAGCTGCAAAAACACCGGTTGCCGCTGCGAAATTCGGAACTGTACAATTCACATATTCAGACAGCGAAGATGGTACATATACTGAAAGTGTACCGACAAGTGCAGGCACATACTATGCGAAGGCAACCGTTCCGGAAACGGAAAATTACAGCGAAATAACAGCGAAGGTATCCTTTGTGATTTCGAAGCAAATATTTACAGTAACTGTACACAATGGCGGATATGGTACAGCAAGCGCCAGTCCGACATCTGCTGAGGAAGGTACGGAGATCACGCTTACTGCAATCCCCAACAGCGGTTATGTGTTTAAAGAATGGAGCAGTACAGACAGCCTGGTATTTACAGATGGCAGTAAGTATACAGCTACTGCAAAATTTATCATGCCGGCGAAGAATATAACTGTAACCGCCAATTGGACATCCTCCAGCGGCGGTGGCTCCGGCAGCGACGGACGTTCCTCGGATGATGACAGAGACGCCGACAGAAGCAATAGCCCCTCAACACCATCAACACCGTCGTCCTCCCCTTCCCAGGATGGTGTTGACATATTTATAAACGAAAAGAAAGAAACCGCCGCTACGGCAACAACCACCCAGAAAGGGGATAAGACTGTCACAACTGTTATTATGGATGATGAAAAAGTGGGACAAAGGCTTGCACAGGAAGGCAGCAATACAGTTGTGACAATTCCTTTTAGCAATGGTGCGGATGTTGCGGTTGGCCAATTAAACGGTCAGACTGTAAAGAACATGGAAAATTTGGAAGCTGTTCTTGAAATCAAAACCGATAATGTAATGTATACAATTCCTGCATCTCAAATAAACATTGATGCTGTATCCCAGCAGATAGGCGAAGATGTGGAATTGAAAGATATTACTGTAAGCATAAAGATATCTGAACCTGCTGCGGATAGTGTCAGGATAATGGAAGACACCGCCAACGCAAACAATTATCTGATTGCGGTCGAGCCCGTTGAGTTTGAAATCACCTGCTCAAGTGGAAGTAAAACCGTGGAGGTTTCCAAATTCAACGCATATGTAGAAAGGATGATTGCCATACCTGAAGGCATCGATTCATCCAAAATTACAACGGGTGTTATTGTGAATCCCGACGGGTCCTTCTCCCATGTACCTACGGTCATTACCATAATTGACGGCAAATACTATGCAAAAATCAACAGCCTGACCAACAGCACCTACCTGTTGATCTACAGCCCAAAAACCTTTAAGGATATTGAAAAGCATTGGGCAAGGGAAGCAGTCGATGATATGGCTTCAAGACTGGTGGTAAACGGCGCAGGGGAAGACAGATTTGAACCGGACAGGGACATTACCAGAGGTGAATTTGCTGCCATCGTTGTCAGGGCTCTTGGGCTTATGCGGCCCGGAACCGGCAAGGATGTATTCAGCGATGTATCAAAGGATGCCTGGTATTATGATGCGGTAACAATTGCTTATGAATACAATCTCATAGCCGGATACGGAAATGGACAGTTCGAAGCTATGGACAAGATTACCCGTGAACAGGCTATGACAATAGTTGCAAGGGCAATGAATATAACCAAGCTGGAGGTCAAACTTAGCGAAGATGAAACCAGAACAATACTGGCAGGTTTTACTGACGCAAACAGTGCCGCTGGCTATGCAAAAACCGGTATCGCCGCCTGCGTGAAAACCGGAATAATATTCGGAAGGAACAAAACAACACTTGCACCAAAGGAGAATATCACAAGAGCGGAGGCTGCGGTAATTATCAGGAGATTGCTGCAGCAGTCAGGGTTGATATAA
- the arr gene encoding NAD(+)--rifampin ADP-ribosyltransferase produces MSNSAKGAPSDIGPFYHGTKADLKVGDLLTAGGTSNYKSDLKMNHIYFTANINVAGLAASLAKGEGRERIYIVEPTGEFENDPNVTDKKFPGNLTRSYRSKEPLKIIGEVTEWAKLTTDEQGEWREKLAKNKGEIIN; encoded by the coding sequence TTGTCAAATTCAGCCAAGGGTGCACCTTCTGATATAGGGCCATTTTACCATGGGACAAAGGCAGATTTAAAAGTTGGTGATTTACTGACAGCAGGTGGAACATCAAATTACAAATCTGACCTTAAAATGAACCACATTTATTTCACTGCTAATATAAATGTTGCAGGGCTTGCAGCATCATTAGCAAAAGGAGAAGGAAGAGAACGTATTTATATAGTAGAACCAACTGGTGAATTTGAAAACGACCCTAATGTTACTGATAAAAAGTTTCCTGGTAACTTAACACGTTCATATCGCTCGAAAGAACCTTTAAAAATTATTGGTGAAGTAACAGAGTGGGCGAAATTGACAACTGATGAGCAGGGAGAATGGCGTGAAAAATTAGCCAAAAACAAAGGCGAAATTATTAACTAA
- a CDS encoding AraC family transcriptional regulator has product MDWVAGMQKAIDYIEEHITDKLDYEQIAAQTFISSYHFQRAFSIMCGFTLGEYIRKRRLTLAGNELLAGKKVVDVAIKYGYDSPDSFAKAFARFHGVAPSSVRRSKVQLKSFSRLSIKIILEGGCIMNYRIEQKPILSLVGYKARFKGDAGERFEQEKDFWVNTRKEQDIIAALRDTDENIWYDINVNFSDDGYDHYIAVTSDKEPPQGFYKIEIPAATYVVCETEKAKYPTLLHCDLRKKIVSEWLPSSGYQLANSPEIAVTHWYKKPNDSQRFIEIWLPIEKK; this is encoded by the coding sequence ATGGACTGGGTGGCGGGAATGCAAAAAGCAATTGACTATATTGAGGAGCACATCACAGATAAGCTTGACTATGAACAGATTGCTGCACAAACGTTTATATCAAGTTATCATTTTCAGCGTGCTTTTAGCATCATGTGTGGATTTACTTTGGGCGAATATATTCGAAAGCGCCGCTTAACATTAGCGGGGAATGAATTGCTTGCCGGTAAAAAAGTCGTAGATGTTGCAATAAAATATGGATATGATTCGCCTGACAGCTTTGCCAAGGCATTTGCGCGTTTCCATGGAGTTGCACCCTCATCAGTACGCAGATCAAAAGTACAACTGAAATCTTTTAGTCGACTGTCAATTAAAATTATATTGGAAGGCGGGTGTATTATGAATTACAGAATTGAGCAAAAACCGATACTATCCTTAGTAGGATATAAAGCGCGTTTTAAAGGTGATGCAGGAGAGCGATTTGAGCAAGAAAAGGATTTTTGGGTAAATACGAGAAAAGAGCAGGATATAATTGCGGCATTAAGGGATACCGACGAAAATATATGGTATGACATTAATGTGAATTTCAGCGACGACGGTTATGATCATTATATTGCGGTGACCAGCGACAAAGAGCCACCGCAAGGATTTTATAAAATCGAAATTCCCGCTGCCACTTATGTTGTTTGTGAAACGGAAAAAGCAAAATATCCTACTCTTTTGCATTGCGATTTAAGAAAGAAAATTGTTTCAGAGTGGCTTCCATCATCGGGTTATCAACTGGCCAACTCGCCTGAAATAGCAGTTACGCACTGGTATAAAAAGCCAAATGATAGTCAAAGGTTTATTGAAATTTGGTTACCAATTGAGAAAAAATAG